A single region of the Acidobacteriota bacterium genome encodes:
- a CDS encoding electron transfer flavoprotein subunit alpha/FixB family protein, with the protein MANVAVCVLGSFGYDRAAQGVAGAGRALAESLGGELHALVVGPAEDGAVAALSAVADRVLIGGNEELRDVQPEQVLQAAEQLHGAGGGDYVAVLLSNDTYSQEIAPRLAYRLGGSSMADAAAIRMDGDHLLAQRTAYGGKAISIYRLKKQPSVVWLRARGFEPAPEQASAGEVTSIDLALDAPRIRITGREVAEQEGVRLEDAQIIVSGGRGLGGPEPFQELRRLANTIGAEQGASRAACDAGWVPPNWQVGQTGKKVAPELYIAIAISGASQHLLGMGDSKVVAAINTDADAPIFKHCSFGIVEDYKQVVPLLTEKLQALAG; encoded by the coding sequence ATGGCGAACGTTGCAGTCTGTGTTCTGGGCAGTTTCGGCTACGACCGCGCGGCGCAGGGCGTGGCCGGCGCCGGCCGCGCCCTGGCCGAAAGCCTTGGCGGCGAACTCCATGCCCTGGTGGTCGGGCCGGCCGAAGACGGCGCGGTCGCGGCGCTCTCGGCAGTTGCCGACCGTGTGCTCATCGGCGGGAACGAGGAGCTCCGTGACGTCCAGCCCGAGCAGGTGCTCCAGGCAGCCGAACAGCTCCACGGGGCAGGAGGCGGCGACTACGTCGCGGTGCTGCTCAGCAACGACACGTACAGCCAGGAGATCGCGCCCCGGCTCGCCTACCGTCTCGGCGGCAGCTCGATGGCCGACGCGGCGGCGATCCGGATGGACGGCGACCACCTGCTCGCCCAGCGCACCGCTTACGGCGGCAAGGCGATCTCGATCTACCGCCTGAAGAAGCAGCCCTCCGTCGTGTGGCTGCGCGCCCGTGGCTTCGAGCCGGCGCCCGAACAGGCGTCGGCCGGCGAGGTCACCTCGATCGACCTCGCTCTCGATGCCCCGCGGATCCGGATCACCGGCCGCGAAGTGGCCGAGCAGGAAGGCGTACGGCTCGAGGACGCTCAGATCATCGTCTCCGGCGGCCGTGGTCTCGGCGGCCCCGAGCCCTTCCAGGAACTCAGGAGGCTCGCCAACACGATCGGCGCCGAGCAGGGCGCCTCACGCGCCGCCTGCGACGCCGGCTGGGTGCCCCCCAACTGGCAGGTCGGCCAGACCGGCAAGAAGGTCGCCCCCGAGCTCTACATCGCGATCGCGATATCCGGCGCCAGCCAGCACCTGCTCGGCATGGGTGACAGCAAGGTCGTCGCGGCGATCAACACGGACGCCGACGCGCCGATCTTCAAGCACTGCAGTTTCGGAATCGTCGAGGACTACAAGCAGGTTGTACCGCTGCTGACCGAGAAACTCCAGGCGTTGGCCGGGTAG
- a CDS encoding electron transfer flavoprotein subunit beta/FixA family protein, with the protein MRVLVCLKQILDPDVPARDFEIDPAAKAAKRGGANLVTNIFCENAIETALQFREAAADAKITALCYGESTAEDCLRKAMAMTVDEACLVQRDGNTNPDAAAVGRVLAAAIQRLEQDGGPFDAVLVGRESGDWGTGQTGGALAEELGRPVLGFVESLAPGNGSVTLRRQTDVGIEVAEAEPPFVVTITNNEDNVPRIPKTRDVMMSYRKPLQKLSLADLGLDSDEIRSGSSNFEVEEIFVPTDEVECELAEGDTLDERVDQLARKIHEVVASIG; encoded by the coding sequence ATGAGAGTGCTTGTCTGCCTGAAGCAGATTCTCGACCCGGACGTTCCGGCCCGGGACTTCGAGATCGACCCGGCGGCCAAGGCGGCGAAACGCGGCGGCGCGAACCTGGTCACGAACATCTTCTGCGAGAACGCGATCGAAACCGCGCTCCAGTTCCGGGAGGCGGCCGCCGACGCGAAGATCACGGCCCTCTGCTATGGCGAGTCCACGGCCGAGGACTGCCTCCGCAAGGCGATGGCCATGACCGTCGACGAGGCATGCCTGGTCCAGCGCGACGGCAACACGAATCCCGACGCCGCGGCCGTGGGCCGCGTGCTGGCCGCCGCAATCCAGCGTCTCGAGCAGGACGGTGGACCATTCGACGCGGTTCTGGTGGGCCGGGAATCGGGTGATTGGGGCACGGGTCAGACCGGTGGCGCACTGGCTGAGGAACTCGGCCGACCGGTGCTCGGGTTCGTAGAGAGCCTGGCTCCCGGCAACGGCAGCGTCACGCTCCGCCGCCAGACGGATGTCGGCATCGAGGTCGCGGAGGCCGAACCGCCGTTCGTGGTCACGATCACGAACAACGAGGACAACGTGCCGCGCATCCCGAAGACGCGGGACGTCATGATGTCCTACCGCAAGCCACTCCAGAAACTGAGCCTGGCCGACCTCGGACTGGACAGCGACGAGATCCGGAGCGGCTCCTCCAACTTCGAGGTCGAGGAGATCTTCGTGCCGACCGACGAAGTCGAGTGCGAATTGGCCGAGGGCGACACCCTGGACGAGCGGGTCGATCAGCTCGCCCGGAAGATCCACGAAGTCGTGGCCTCGATCGGCTGA